AAGGTGCTAAACTGTGTTTTTAGCGCCTGGTCCAACTCTTGCGCATAATTGTTAGCTTCCAGTTTTAGGTCAAGGATTTGATTCTGTACATTGATGGCCTGAACCAGACTGTCACTCATTGTGTTTTTGAGCTTTTTAATCTGATCTACGGAAAAGAATATTCTGTTGAAAAGCTCATCAGGAATTTCTTCTTTGTTTGCATATGCCTTTCTGGTGCTTTCCCATAATACTTCTTGTTTGCGTAGTTCTTTAAATATTTCATCTATCCGGGAGGTATGCCCCTTGATCACTACCTCAGGGACACTCGCTCTTGAGATCAATCGATCCCATTTTTTTACAAAACTTTCTACATATCTGTAAGGAAGGTTTTCTTGCATGATATGATTAGTAATAGCGGTAATATTGTCTAGTTCCTTTTTGAGTGTATCTGTTTGTTGTTTTACTTGAGATATTATGGGCTTTTCTATTACGGGCTTGTATTCGCTCTCAATCAACCTGACCAGTAGCTCTGCCTGAGACGAAACTTCGGGAATGGCGATTGGTTCAATTTTGTCTTTTTCTTCTTCCTTTGTTTGATTTTCCTGTGATATGCCTGTCAGAGGGAGAAGAATGAATGAAAGAAGGAGAAGTTTAAAAATTTTCATAAGTATCGGGAATAGACACTAAAGATATGGCAATGTGGAATAAATCACAACGAGAAGTTTTTCGTGGCTATTCAACTCTGAAATGCCGTATATTTAATGTATGAATATTGAACAGTTTGATAGGGATAGCAAAGGTTTCTTTAAAGGTATCGAAGAAGAAAAGGAAGCAGGAAGAATGACTTACTCTTGGGCAGGTGAGGATAGAATAATCATTGACCATACCGAAGTTAATCCCGCATTTAAAGGGAAAGGGGTAGGGAAGCAGCTGGTTTTAGCAGCTGTTGACTTTGCCAGAGCGAAAAAGATTAGCATCATTCCGTTATGCACTTTTGCCAAGAGTGTATTTGATCGTGATGAAAGCTTAAGAGATGTGCTTTGAGTAGGTTTAGTCCAAGCACATCCCTGCCTACAAATCATTCATACCTTAAGTTATTGGCGGGGTTGGCATGCGCCACTTTTCTAGTTTGCCAATAAATGGAGGCAAATCCTACTGAGAAAAGGAATGCGATACTAACAATCACCTCAAGGACACCAAGTCCATTGCCATATCTCAATAAAAAGTATAGAAAAAGCTTGTCATAGAAGACGTAAGAAAACGGAATGGCAATCATGGAAGAAATTAAAATCAAGCTGATAAAATCCTTGGTCAAGAGAAAGTAAAGGCTTGAGCTCGATGCCCCCATGATTTTTCTAATCGCGATTTCTTTTGTTTTGTTCTCAGTGGTATAGGACACCATGCCTAAAAGCCCAAGACAGGAAATACTAATAGCAAAAGCACTGAGGAAACTGAAGAATTTGATTTGAATTCTTAAAAAGTAGTACGCCTCTTCTATTTTATCATCCAAAAAGGCAGGCTCAAAATGAGCTTCTTGATCTATGCTAGACCAGAGATAATCTAAGTCTAAAAGCGTTTGAGTAATGTCCGTAGAATTGATGGTGAGCAAAGCATAGCTGCTGTTGTCTACAGAATATCTGAATACTTGTGGTCTAATCAATTGATCCAACGGTTCGAAATTAAAGTCCTCCAATACCCCAGCGATTCTACAGCGGATGCCATCCTCCAAGGTAAACGTGAGTGAATCTTGCTGAACATCAAAAACCGAAACAGATTTCATAAATGTTTCATTTACAAGCACCATCTCTTGATTCTTATTAGACAGATTTAGCCTTTTATCTTCTCCCCATAGCAGCTTCATATCCATCTGTTCAATATAGTTGTCGCCGATAAAAACTTGCTTTATGTCGAGCGTGTCTATATCGTTCGGTGTAGCTTCAACCCAACTGGGTAGCAGTATGCCGGGAAGGTGAGAGGTGGTCGAAATAGCTTTTACATCTGGGTGACTTTTCAATTCATTGATAACCAATTGCTTATCAATCTTCTGAAAAGGAATGGAAACAATATGGTTAGAATTAAAGCCATGGTTGGAATTCAATACATAGGCATATTCACGTGTGATGGTACAAACACCGATTATAAATACTAAAGACAGAAAGAATTGAAAGACCAATAGTCCTTTCTTAATGTGTGAGACGTGTACGGATTTGCTCTGCAGTCCTCCTTTGAGTGTATGGACTGGGTTGAGGCGTGAAAAGTAGGTCGCTGGAAATATACCGGCCAGCGCACCAATGACTACCGCAAAAAGGATGAATATACTGATAAGTCCCAAATTGAGAGAGGTATCTAGTACTTGTGACGACCCCAGGATATCTAAAAACTCTTTTTGTATTCGATCAAAAATGAAGAAGGAAATGACCAATGAAAGCAAAGCCAGTAGGATAGTTTCTATTATGAATTGAGACTTGATTTGAAACTTCTCGGCTCCCACCACTTTTCTAATGCCGATTTCTTTTCCGCGTTTTAATGCTCTGGCGATAGAGAGGTTGGTATAGTTGAAGATGGCAGGCAACAAGATCAAGAGCCCAATAGACATGAAAAATATAAGAGAAGGCTGGTCCCAACCAATACCAATGGCATTACTGATATTCCAACGTGGAACCGCTTCTGTTAGCACAACAGATTCTAACTCAATAGTCTGATTCTGATGAAACTCAGTGGCAACTGCTGAAACCTGTTCCAATGAATTTGTTAAGGTCTCTTGTCCTGTTTCGGGTTTCAGCATTGCGTACACATAATTGTTTCGAAAGTTTGTCCAATCAGATTTGAGGTCGTTGGATTCTTGAATTTCTTCGAACGTCTCATAAGAAGCCAATACTTGAAAAAATAGATGAGTTTGGCGTAAATCAGCCATCACTCCCGTGACCGTAAATGAACCCAATTCTGTCTCTAGTACTTTATCTATTGGATCTTCATCTCTGAAGAGTTCATTTGCTGTTGATTCGGTGAGAACTATGCTATAGGGTTTGGAGAGCGCTGTTTTTGGATTGCCGCTGATGAGTGGATAGCTAAAAACCTGAAAAAAAGATGCACTGGCAAAGTGGCCATGAAATTCCATTTCTCCTGCCTGTCTTTTTACGGTAGGGTCGAAGCCATCCTTAATTTTGACTACTTCAGCGATAAATGGGTAATTGTCCTTCAGATGATCACCTACGGCGTGGAAAGTAGAACCATAGGTTTTTGTTTTGCTTTCATCACCTATGAAAGTGTTGATCTGATAGATTCGATCCTTATTTGCTTGCCACTCGTCGGATTTATAAATGGCATAAGTGAGCGAGAGTACGAGCAAACTGATGGACATCCCCAGAGCAAGCCCTACGACGTTGATGGTCGTGAAAAATTTGTGTTTAGAAAAATTGCGTATCGCAATTTTGAAATAATTGTTGAACATGGATATTGAGTTTGAGTTATAAAAAATAGAATAGGAAGCGGACCTTTTACGCTTCCTAAGCGCATAAGAGAAGATTAGTGCAAAGGCTTCTTTGAGGTAAATGAGTTGCGCACTGAAAATACCTTTTTCTTCTACATGGTATTCGAAATATTCGTCGAGATCACCAACGAGATCTTCAATGTCGGCCTTTTCGGACCACCATTGCAATAATCTCTTTGGCCATTTTGGTGCCTGGATACCTTGTTTGCGGTTCATAGCGAGAGTTCTGTTTGAGCGCTTTTCCACAGCTCGTCTCTGAGTGATTTCATCTCAAGCAAAACGGATCTTGCCGAGTTGGTCAGCTGGAAGTACCGCTTTCTTTTACCGCCGCGTTCTTTGGTAGGCTCTCCTTTATAGGAGGTCAAGTATCCCTTTTCCTCCAGTCGAGTGAGCGTGGAATGTAAAGAACCTATACTTAGGTTGCGATTGGTGCGCTCGTTGATGTTTCTAAGTACACCAAGTCCGTAAGCTTCACTGCCTAGATGAGCAATGGTAAGCAAGACCAATTCTTCGAATTCTCCTAAGTAGCCTTTCATATATTATTCTGGTTTTGAGATATTATAAAATGCAATAATAATTTATATATTTCTATTTTTGAGAAAAAATGATTGAAAAATACCAAAATGGACTTCTAGTCGCTTTGAAGAAGGGGTTAGAGCTTTTTGTACATGATGTGGGTGTCCACCAATCCAAGTGTTTGGTGGCGAAAACCATCGGGTGTGGTTCCGATAATTTCGAAACCGAATTTCTTCCAAAGTTCAACGGCTGCTTGATTCGTACTGACGACGATATTGAATTGAATGGCGTGATAACCGGCTGATTTGGCGAAATCGAGTGAGTGCTGACAAAGGAGCTTACCGATTCCTTTGCCCTGCGCATCGGGATGTATCATATAGCTGGCATTGGCGATATGACTACCCAGATCAGGCTGATTGGGTTTGACGATGTAGGTGCCTAGAACTTTTCCTTCGTCTTCTATCACGAAAGTATCCATATAGTTGGCAAACCAATGTTTTTGCAAATCCTCGACTGGTGTTTCTGGGTCGAACACATAAGTATCGCCAGTACGGATGACGGCAGAGAAAATATTCCAAACGGCGTCGTAGTCCCTGAGATTAGCTTTTCGGATGTTCAACTGTTGGCCTACTTATATTGATTTGATAATACGGTAGCAACTTCCGTTTCTAAATTCTTCCATTGATTATGAAAAATAATTTCAAACAGATAAAGAAAACCTTCAAGCATCAAAAAACTGGATAAAATAGAGGTGAAGACAGATGGTAAGGAGCCTTCAATGATTAATTCTTGCTTACGTCTGGTAATTTGTACGCCTACAAATGGTGACTTTTTAACCAATATGGTTTTGTAGCAATCAAATCCAAACAATCTAGCCGAGCCTTTAGATAATTTAGAATTAAGTAGGTCAGCGATTTCCTTCGATTTTGGTGCACTTGAAGTGGTTCTGATTTTCATGATCTCCTCAATTTAAAAAGTGAGCGATTTCTACAAGATAATGAAAATTAAAGAGATAAGGTATTATTTATACCTATAGACTTCGTGTAGACCGAAGTCAAGCAGATCTACAGTGCCATCGAGTTTTGCTCCTAGTGCCAGGGCCAGTTTTTTGGATGGTTCGTTTGCTTCATCTATATAGCTCACCAGTGAGTTGAGATTAAGCTCCTTCAAAGCAAATTGCTTCATAGTGAGTCCTGCTTCCACGCCGTAACCTTTTCCTTGTGCTTCCGGAAGTAGCCAATAGCCGAGTTCTGGCTCTGGCCAAACTTCTGAATTCCATAGGCCTACGGTACCAATGAGTTGTTGGGAGTCTTTCGTCTCAACAGCCAGGTAAGAATAGCCAAACAAGGTATAGTGACCGATGTAGGTAGCCATGAGTCGCCAGGCCTCTTCCGGAGTTTTTACACCGCCAACGTATCGGGCATTATCCGCAATGGAGAAAAAATCAGCAATAGCTTTAAAATCAGATTTTTGCCATTGTCTAAATGTGAGCCGTTCGGTTTCTAGCCCAATCATAGTGTTCGATTAGGCGGCCTTTTTTCTCTTGGCCTCTTTTTCAGCTTGCTTAGCAGCTTTGGCAGCGGCTTTCGCCTCTTCTGCGGCTTTTTTAGCAGCTATCTTCGCATCGATTTTAGCTTGTTTCTCAGCCTTTTTTCTGGCAATTTCAGCTTCCTTCTTTGCACGCTTTTCAGCTAAAATGGCCTGGCGTTTTTGCTCTTCTTTTACCTCTTCAGCAAGCTTCAAAGTTTTGTAAAGCTCGATTTGATTTTCTTTAGAGATTTTAGCGATATATTCTTCTGGTTCTTTTTCGAATAGACCTTTAAAGAAGTTGCCAATTGATTCAAACATAGTAGTCGATTTTATTCACTGGTATATTAAGTGGGCAATTATATATCCAACAGGTGAAGAAATGAAAGCAATTAATAAATTAATCTAATCCAGCCTGGTCTTTTTTGAACCCGTAGGTATTCTGACCGATAAAATCTTGTGGAAATTTGTCATCTCCCTCAAATCCTAACTCAATCGTGCCGCTCTCCTCGGGGATGTAATTCGTTTTGAATAGATAATCCCATAGACTCAAACTGATCCCATAATTGACGCCGTATTTGCCTGCTGGTAAGTGAAAGGCGTGATGATATAAGTGCATCACCGGATTGTTGAATAGATACTTGAAGGGCCCCCAGGTAATTTTGACATTGGCATGATTGAGGTGGCCAATGGCAATCGCCATAAAATGCACAATGTAGGCTTGCTCTGGCTCAAAACCTCCCAAAATCATCACCCCAAAAGTTTTCAATGGTTTGTATAGAATATTTTCCATCCAGTGATAGCGGAGGTGTGCGGCAAAACCCATCTCTTTCACACTGTGGTGAACTTTATGAAAGTTCCATAAAAAGGGATATCGGTGAAGTAAGACGTGGGTGAACCACTGTACAAAATCCAGGACGATAAAAAACACGAGCAATTGCGACCACATCGGCCAGTCAGCAATCTCTATAAGAGCCAGACTTTTTGAGGTGATACCCATATCTGAAAATAACAGATTGAGCATCTGGTAAATGCCACTAATGGCTATAGAGAAGACGAAAAAGTTGAAAAACATATAGAACCCATCCAGCCAAAAGTCCTTTCGTATGATGGGTTGGTCCTTTCGCCAGGGAAATACAATTTCCAATCCCCACACTACCAAAGAAATTACGATGAGTCCCCAAAAGTAATTGGTGTACCAGGGCACCTCGAAAAGAATGGACTTCCAGGTCCAATCGACGGTACCGAGAAACGCATTGGTGAATGAATCGATGTATTTCATTGGGGTAAATTTATGTCATTTACTGAAAAGCATAATGAGTTGCAATTTTGAGAGGGGTGTCGATGGAATATTCCTAAAATCGGGTGTAATCGTATTTAATTAAGAGCTTCTAGATTGTATTTGGAATTAAACAGATTTAATCCGTCAATATTTCGTTGTAATACTTTTTGTACGTCTTCGGTTTTAATATGCCCCAAGATACCCCATGGTCCATGGTACCCTTGATCTAATAGCTGTCTAATCATTTCGAATTCATGGTCACCTTGACCGATAGCCAAGATTTGAGGCCCATTCTTATTTACTCCATTCAAATTGACATGTGATAAATATGGCTTAATCATTTTTACAATTTCAGAAAACTCATCTACATACTCATGCGCATGATGAAAATTGTAAACCATGGTGATAGAGTCTTGGTTCAGTTTTTTCAAAATTTCAACTTGATTATAAGGATCCCCAAACCAACCATGGTGATTGTAAAGGGCTAATTGACAACCCACTTCATCAGCTTTTATTTTGATATACTTAATCATTTCAATAGACAACGCTATGGATTGCTTTTGATTCAGCTCTTTAAAGAAGTTATCACTGAAACTCAACCAAATAGTGGGCTTGCTTTCTATTTCAGCTAGATTATTGAGTATTTCTTGGTTCATTGGACTCAATTGGCCTATGCTGTCTCTTTCGGCATTTAACCATAGAAAAACCGAGATGATCTCAATATTATTTTCTTTAGCCAGATTGAATTCAGCCTTCATTTTGCTCAGGTCTCCTTTTCCCTTATTAAAGCCATACTTGGTAAACCCCATTTGCTTTAGCATGGCTATTCGCTGTTGCGGTGTCCTATCCAAAGAATCAAAATCTATTATACACCAAGGAGCAACCTCATGAACCTTGATTAGGTCATTGGTATTACGCTTACAGGCGAAGAGGAATGCAAGAAGTAGTAAAGAAGCAGTGAATCGATAAAGGTATTTCATTGGGTTAAAGCTAGTGGATTTGAGTGAAGAGGTTGTGGTTACGTCCAGATATGGCATGTGCCTCTGGACATATTTAATACTTGCTAAAGTATAGGATTTGCAGAACAGTTTCATATGGCTAAATAGAGGCATATGCTATATCGTCTGTTGTATGCTGTTTTTTGTAATTCAAGATGGTATTCTAACTGATTTTAAAATTAATTAAACATTTGTTTAAATCGTTCGTTTAAAATTCTATATTTGCTTCAAAGTGTATAAAATGAATCCAGATTCATCAGCAGAAGAAAAGATAGTAGAGGCAGCTCGCACCATATTTACGCAAAAGGGATATGCAGCTACCAAGACACGGGATATTGCCGATAAAGCGGGGATTAATCTTGCGTTGGTAAACTATTATTTCAGAAGTAAGGAAATGCTGTTCAACAAGATCATGATGGAGGTCATGTCTGTATTCATGAAAAGCATCTTCAGTATTTTTCAGGATAAAGAAACTAGTTTGGAAGAAAAGTTTGAATTGATCGCGACTAAATACATCAACCGAATTAAGTCGAATCCAGACATTCCAAATTTCATTTTGAACGAGTTAAGATCAAGACCAGAAGAATTTTTTCAAAAGGTGATAGCGGGTCGGAAAATGCAAGACTTATACATATATGACCAACTGGTAGAGCGTATGGGTGAAGAAAAGCTCAAAGAGATAAATCCTATACATATCATGATGAATTTGATGAGTCTAACCGTATTCCCATTTATTGGCAAGCCAATGATAAGAATGGTTACTGGGATTGATAATAAAGAGTTTAACCAAATGATGGAAGAGCGAAAACAACTGATCCCTCAATGGATAATGCAGATGCTAACGTAAATTTTTTTGCCTAAAAATTAAACAAATGTTTAAAACATATATTTAAAACAGACGATGAAGATTATTTTAAATAACAGGTATTGGTCAGTAATCTTTCTACTCGTTTTGAGTTTGGAAGCGTGTTTAGCTCAGAGCCAGTGGCCCCTAACATTGGATAGTTGCTTGATAATGGCTGAGCAAAACTATCCGCAGATTGCTCAATTTGACCTGATTAGTCAGTCTACTGACTACACCCTTTCCAACGCCCAGAAAGGGAAGTTGCCGCAATTGAGCATCAATGGCCAGGCGAGTTACCAATCAGAAGTCACTTCCTTCCCAGGAGGCGCAGGAATGGGTGTTCCTGAGTTAAATAAAGATCAGTATCAGCTTTATGGTGAGGTTGTTCAACCCTTGACTGGTTTGGCAGTCATTAATCAACAGAAAAAGATCATTCAAGCAGAGGGTGCAATCAGTGAAGCTGACCTGGAAGCAAAACTTTACGCTATCAAACAGCGTGTCAGTGATCTATTTTTCGGAGTGTTGTTGATTCAAGGGCAACTGAAACAAAGCGAATTAACTACGGAGGACCTTCAAGCTGGCCTTTCAAAGGTGGATGCCTCTGTGAAATACGGAACGGCATTGAAAAGCAGTGCGGATGTGCTGAAGGCACAATTAATGAATGTAGAGCAACGTGTCATTGAGCAGGAAGCAACCAGGGAAGGGTATTTAAAAATGTTGGGGCTTTATATCGGTCGGGAATTGGATAACAGTGCGGTTTTGAATTCAACCACAATTATTGATTCTAAACAGCAAATAAATCGTCCGGAATTGGTCCTTTTTGATTACCAAATGCAGGCTATAGCACTGCAAAGTGAGCTACTTAACAAAACCAATTTACCGCAGTTCAGTCTATTTTTTCAAGGTGGATATGGTCGGCCGGCACTAAACTTTCTGAGCAATGATTTTGAACCCTTCTATATAGGAGGATTAAGATTTTCCTGGAACCTTTCCAATTTTTACACAACCAAAGGACAGAAGCAATTATTCTCAATTAATAAAGAAATAATACAATCAGAGAAGGAAACCTTCTTATTCAACACTCGCCTCAACCTTTCTAACCAGAATATTCAGATTAAAAAAGCTGAGGAACTGATTGAAAAGGATAATGAAATAATAGCACTCAGAGACAAGATTGTTGCCACATCAAAAGGACAATTAGAAAACGGGGTGATTACAACCTCTGAATATAAGACTGTAGTGATTGATGCAGACGTAGCTCGACAGAGCCTGACACTACATCAGGTAGAGCTTATGAAACTTAAAAACGATTACAAACTAACATCTGGAAACTAAATGAAAATGGCACATATACGTAAGAATCCGACTTCCACTTTCCTATTGATAGGAATCTTTTACCTGACTTCATGCGCTGATGGTGGACATGAATTTGATGCCACTGGAACCTTTGAAGCTGATGAGACTGTCATCTCCGCTGAAGCTTCAGGAAAGATCCTCTCATTCAAAATCGATGAAGGTCAACAGTTGTCACGTAACCAATATGTAGGATACGTCGACACAACGCAACTTTCACTATCAAAGGCACAGCTTAAAGCTCAGGTCAGAGCTGTTTTAAGTAGGAAGCCAGACATCTCGTCACAACTTGCAGCATTGAATGAACAGTTAAAAGCTGCTAAAAAGGAAAAAGAACGAATTGAAAACCTGCTCAAATCAGATGCAGCAACACCTAAACAACTGGACGATGTAGAAGCTCAAATCAACCTGATCAATGGCAATATTAGAGGCCTTAGAACCTCGTTGGTTAATAATACCAAT
The sequence above is drawn from the Reichenbachiella sp. genome and encodes:
- a CDS encoding sterol desaturase family protein, which encodes MKYIDSFTNAFLGTVDWTWKSILFEVPWYTNYFWGLIVISLVVWGLEIVFPWRKDQPIIRKDFWLDGFYMFFNFFVFSIAISGIYQMLNLLFSDMGITSKSLALIEIADWPMWSQLLVFFIVLDFVQWFTHVLLHRYPFLWNFHKVHHSVKEMGFAAHLRYHWMENILYKPLKTFGVMILGGFEPEQAYIVHFMAIAIGHLNHANVKITWGPFKYLFNNPVMHLYHHAFHLPAGKYGVNYGISLSLWDYLFKTNYIPEESGTIELGFEGDDKFPQDFIGQNTYGFKKDQAGLD
- a CDS encoding PadR family transcriptional regulator, yielding MKGYLGEFEELVLLTIAHLGSEAYGLGVLRNINERTNRNLSIGSLHSTLTRLEEKGYLTSYKGEPTKERGGKRKRYFQLTNSARSVLLEMKSLRDELWKSAQTELSL
- a CDS encoding GNAT family N-acetyltransferase produces the protein MIGLETERLTFRQWQKSDFKAIADFFSIADNARYVGGVKTPEEAWRLMATYIGHYTLFGYSYLAVETKDSQQLIGTVGLWNSEVWPEPELGYWLLPEAQGKGYGVEAGLTMKQFALKELNLNSLVSYIDEANEPSKKLALALGAKLDGTVDLLDFGLHEVYRYK
- a CDS encoding TetR/AcrR family transcriptional regulator, which produces MNPDSSAEEKIVEAARTIFTQKGYAATKTRDIADKAGINLALVNYYFRSKEMLFNKIMMEVMSVFMKSIFSIFQDKETSLEEKFELIATKYINRIKSNPDIPNFILNELRSRPEEFFQKVIAGRKMQDLYIYDQLVERMGEEKLKEINPIHIMMNLMSLTVFPFIGKPMIRMVTGIDNKEFNQMMEERKQLIPQWIMQMLT
- a CDS encoding GNAT family N-acetyltransferase, yielding MNIEQFDRDSKGFFKGIEEEKEAGRMTYSWAGEDRIIIDHTEVNPAFKGKGVGKQLVLAAVDFARAKKISIIPLCTFAKSVFDRDESLRDVL
- a CDS encoding GNAT family N-acetyltransferase; protein product: MNIRKANLRDYDAVWNIFSAVIRTGDTYVFDPETPVEDLQKHWFANYMDTFVIEDEGKVLGTYIVKPNQPDLGSHIANASYMIHPDAQGKGIGKLLCQHSLDFAKSAGYHAIQFNIVVSTNQAAVELWKKFGFEIIGTTPDGFRHQTLGLVDTHIMYKKL
- a CDS encoding TolC family protein, with product MKIILNNRYWSVIFLLVLSLEACLAQSQWPLTLDSCLIMAEQNYPQIAQFDLISQSTDYTLSNAQKGKLPQLSINGQASYQSEVTSFPGGAGMGVPELNKDQYQLYGEVVQPLTGLAVINQQKKIIQAEGAISEADLEAKLYAIKQRVSDLFFGVLLIQGQLKQSELTTEDLQAGLSKVDASVKYGTALKSSADVLKAQLMNVEQRVIEQEATREGYLKMLGLYIGRELDNSAVLNSTTIIDSKQQINRPELVLFDYQMQAIALQSELLNKTNLPQFSLFFQGGYGRPALNFLSNDFEPFYIGGLRFSWNLSNFYTTKGQKQLFSINKEIIQSEKETFLFNTRLNLSNQNIQIKKAEELIEKDNEIIALRDKIVATSKGQLENGVITTSEYKTVVIDADVARQSLTLHQVELMKLKNDYKLTSGN
- a CDS encoding sugar phosphate isomerase/epimerase family protein, with the protein product MKYLYRFTASLLLLAFLFACKRNTNDLIKVHEVAPWCIIDFDSLDRTPQQRIAMLKQMGFTKYGFNKGKGDLSKMKAEFNLAKENNIEIISVFLWLNAERDSIGQLSPMNQEILNNLAEIESKPTIWLSFSDNFFKELNQKQSIALSIEMIKYIKIKADEVGCQLALYNHHGWFGDPYNQVEILKKLNQDSITMVYNFHHAHEYVDEFSEIVKMIKPYLSHVNLNGVNKNGPQILAIGQGDHEFEMIRQLLDQGYHGPWGILGHIKTEDVQKVLQRNIDGLNLFNSKYNLEALN
- a CDS encoding HlyD family secretion protein, giving the protein MAHIRKNPTSTFLLIGIFYLTSCADGGHEFDATGTFEADETVISAEASGKILSFKIDEGQQLSRNQYVGYVDTTQLSLSKAQLKAQVRAVLSRKPDISSQLAALNEQLKAAKKEKERIENLLKSDAATPKQLDDVEAQINLINGNIRGLRTSLVNNTNSLDQEIGPLEAQVLQVDDLIIKSKIINPIQGTVLSVYAEPYEQVGAGQPLYRIADLNELTLKVYISGDQFSQVKLNEKVSVFTDDGSGGYRETSGTIYWISEKAEFTPKSVQTKNERANKVYAVKVRVKNDGSYKIGMYGEVTF
- a CDS encoding ABC transporter permease — protein: MNRKQGIQAPKWPKRLLQWWSEKADIEDLVGDLDEYFEYHVEEKGIFSAQLIYLKEAFALIFSYALRKRKRSASYSIFYNSNSISMFNNYFKIAIRNFSKHKFFTTINVVGLALGMSISLLVLSLTYAIYKSDEWQANKDRIYQINTFIGDESKTKTYGSTFHAVGDHLKDNYPFIAEVVKIKDGFDPTVKRQAGEMEFHGHFASASFFQVFSYPLISGNPKTALSKPYSIVLTESTANELFRDEDPIDKVLETELGSFTVTGVMADLRQTHLFFQVLASYETFEEIQESNDLKSDWTNFRNNYVYAMLKPETGQETLTNSLEQVSAVATEFHQNQTIELESVVLTEAVPRWNISNAIGIGWDQPSLIFFMSIGLLILLPAIFNYTNLSIARALKRGKEIGIRKVVGAEKFQIKSQFIIETILLALLSLVISFFIFDRIQKEFLDILGSSQVLDTSLNLGLISIFILFAVVIGALAGIFPATYFSRLNPVHTLKGGLQSKSVHVSHIKKGLLVFQFFLSLVFIIGVCTITREYAYVLNSNHGFNSNHIVSIPFQKIDKQLVINELKSHPDVKAISTTSHLPGILLPSWVEATPNDIDTLDIKQVFIGDNYIEQMDMKLLWGEDKRLNLSNKNQEMVLVNETFMKSVSVFDVQQDSLTFTLEDGIRCRIAGVLEDFNFEPLDQLIRPQVFRYSVDNSSYALLTINSTDITQTLLDLDYLWSSIDQEAHFEPAFLDDKIEEAYYFLRIQIKFFSFLSAFAISISCLGLLGMVSYTTENKTKEIAIRKIMGASSSSLYFLLTKDFISLILISSMIAIPFSYVFYDKLFLYFLLRYGNGLGVLEVIVSIAFLFSVGFASIYWQTRKVAHANPANNLRYE